A region from the Metopolophium dirhodum isolate CAU chromosome 9, ASM1992520v1, whole genome shotgun sequence genome encodes:
- the LOC132952857 gene encoding uncharacterized protein LOC132952857: MFKFNAFVGRRRQVIDALCTFMLIIACLFNIAVSPYCMCVMESCHKHELTAVLVRVKTVMPQTVAVVCLVIRAKTMLHSANGEFREYEDKAREYDACFLDRVGGAFVAFIVSAYAVTILPINAYRLYLIYRDVRDHTVTAFFMLMYVQNLCTCSTEIHYVARCSRLYRRFCRINEDVSTLKLATVAANRYPSVLLQSADGRDDDDNRRRGTMSWTRPMAGDVELLRMRHQCVRDAVGDLNDLYGVQLLLSLCILCLMTVIDTYGEMFRKYSLARSQAFLYVWLTHYSFRLCAIVLTTHFTMKQGYRTKTLASDINNRILDTSTKEELYLFSNQILRSSLEFTTCDFFTLNAHFITSTIFAVITYFIVLFQYVR, from the exons ATGTTCAAGTTCAACGCGTTCGTCGGGCGTCGCCGACAAGTCATCGATGCGTTGTGCACGTTTATGCTGATCATCGCGTGCCTGTTCAACATCGCGGTGTCGCCGTACTGCATGTGCGTGATGGAGTCGTGTCACAAGCACGAGTTGACGGCCGTGTTGGTGCGAGTCAAAACCGTAATGCCCCAGACCGTGGCCGTAGTGTGCCTGGTGATTCGGGCCAAGACCATGTTGCACAGCGCGAACGGCGAGTTCCGCGAGTACGAGGACAAGGCGCGCGAGTACGATGCATGTTTCCTGGACCGGGTCGGCGGCGCTTTCGTCGCGTTCATCGTGTCCGCGTACGCCGTTACCATACTGCCGATAAACGCGTACCGCTTGTACCTGATCTACCGGGACGTCCGCGACCACACCGTCACCGCGTTCTTCATGCTCATGTACGTGCAAAACCTGTGCACGTGTTCGACAGAAATCCACTACGTGGCGCGCTGTTCCAGACTGTACCGGCGGTTCTGTCGGATCAACGAGGACGTGTCCACGCTCAAGTTGGCGACGGTCGCCGCGAACCGGTACCCGTCCGTGTTGCTGCAATCGGCCGACGgacgcgacgacgacgacaaccgACGCCGCGGGACGATGTCTTGGACGCGTCCCATGGCCGGCGACGTCGAGCTGCTCCGGATGAGGCACCAGTGCGTCCGGGACGCGGTCGGTGACCTGAACGACTTGTACGGCGTCCAGCTGCTGTTGTCCCTGTGCATCCTGTGCTTGATGACCGTGATCGACACTTACGGCGAGATGTTCCGCAAGTACTCGTTGGCCAGATCACAGGCGTTCCTGTACGTGTGGCTGACGCACTATTCCTTCAGACTGTGCGCGATCGTGTTGACGACGCATTTTACGATGAAACAG gggTATAGAACAAAAACGCTTGCATCTGACATAAACAATCGAATTTTAGATACCAGCACAAAGGAAGAG ttgtacTTGTTTTCCAATCAAATATTACGTAGTTCACTGGAATTCACTACCTGCGATTTTTTCACATTAAACGCTCACTTCATTACTTCT actaTTTTCGCAGTCATAACATATTTCATTGTGTTGTTTCAATATGTTCGCTAA